Within Flagellimonas maritima, the genomic segment TCTTTGTAGCTCTTAATTGTGTCATTGTGCATTAAAGGCCCCAAAAGTGCGCTTGTTCCATAAGGGTCTGGTGTACGTTCTTTCATCTCTAATGAGTTATGCAAATAGTCATGGGCATGGGCGCTAAAACCGAGAAATTCATCATAACCGTGATTGAGTGGGTATTCCCTAACATCATACTTGTGAAAATTTCTTCCCAAATCGTTCTTCCCAATTCTCGCAGTTTCATATCCTGCCTCTTTAAGGTATTCTGGTAAAGTCTTAACATTTTTTGGTAGTCCAGGACCCCAACTGGCAGGTTTATCCCACCTAAATTGATTTTTGCCCGTAAGCATACCAGCACGGGACGGGCTGCAAACTGGAGCGGTAACATAAGCTTGTGTGAAAATTGTACCAGAAGCTCCCAGCTTTGAAATATTTGGTGTTTTGACAGTTTTGTCATGCATTGCAAAAGGGGAGAAATCTGCATAACCTTGGTCATCCACAACGATTAGTACGATGTTTGGCTTTTCACTTTTGAGTTCGGTGTTTTCATTGCAGGAATAAAGTAGAAAGAAAGAAAAAAGTATGGCGAGGTATTTCATTTATAAGTATTTGTTATTGGTACGAAGTTATTAAAACTAGTAAAACGACATTAGATAGTAGTCTTTTGTTGTGCTTATGCATTATCTGGAAAGCAGTAAAACTTTTTACAGATTTTTTGACTTCCCAACTGGATAAATTTCCAAATAGACCCAAAAAATCTATATAGGATTACCGCTTTTATTAAAGAACTTCTCTGAAAATTGATTTATAGAATCATTTTTATGAACGCTTTTAATAGTAGGACAGAGAATATTTTATCGTAACGATTTTATGATATCAATAGTTGATTTTGATAATGGGACAAAATCCTCATCAATCGATGCATTTTCATTATATACTTTTAAATAGGCCAGAAACATTTCTCTGGGGGGATTTTTTAAAAGGGAGACCAATTCATCTTTTCCTTTATATTTCTCGATTAATTTTATGATATGGTATCCTACATAATACATAGGGCTTTGAAACATTCCACTATAACCAATGTTATAGAGTTTATCTATCTCAACATGCTTATCATGCTTTGCCTGAAACACTAAACTCTCAAAAAGCGCAAAATTTATAATAAGTCTTTTAAAATTTCGGCTGTATTCCTTTTTGCTAAAATCTATATACGGACCTGATGAAGGAATTTTTGAAAAATCGGAAACGTAAGTAGCCGATCCTTCTCGTACCATTTGGTCTAAGAGATAATTTATCCTATCACTCTTATCAATTTGCTTCATAAAACGGTATTGTGCCAAATGGTAAAGCTCATGCGCACTCAAATAGGCCAAACCTAGATAATCCCCTTTCATCGATGATAAATCAACATAAAAAGCATTGGGTTCATCATCAAAGGTCCAACCACCGCCAATAACACCAAGCGTTAAATAAACTGTTGCGGTTATTTTTAAATTCTTAGGACAGTATGCCTTAAGTTTATCAATGGTACTTAGTGCTAATTCTTTTTTATTTTTGATTACCTGTTTCAATAGCTTTTTTGATTCGGGGAGCAAAGGCACCAATCTATTGAACATGTAAGGGTCATCGTCAATATAATTACTGTTCAGCGCAGCTTTTAAACTTTCTTTATAACCATCTGCATCAACATTTGGAAAAAACATGGCCAACTTCCTTAAGTACGCTTTTGTACCTTTCAACTCAATCAATTCTTCAAAGTCCTTATCTACAAATTCTTTTTTTTCAAATATTTGTAAGAGTTTCTCCGTTGCGGAATAATCATATGTGATATCAATTTCTTGCGCACTTAAAGTACAGAAAGTAATAAAAAAGATTACAAATAATAAAGCTCTCAAAATCATATTAGTTTGTTTGGATTTTTTATAATTGATGGTTTAGCTTCAGCCAAGGTTGCCTTTCTGCAAAATATATCTAAATATTCCTTTGAATAAGATAACATCTTCTGTAAATGTCATTTCATTGAATTTATTTTTTCGGATAGCTTACACTTTTTTCTTTTTAATACCTTTTGGGAATTTCTTTCATAAATAAAAAACCTAATTCAATCTTTGATTAATACTGGTGAATTTAAATTTTTTCGTTATAATTCCTTTTGTCTTTAAAAGTAAGGGCATAGCATCTACGCTATTTAGTTTTGAATAGTTATATCTAAAATAATCACGTATTTATTAGCTATTTTTAAACCCATTTCCTTAAATATCTAACATATCTGCTCGCTGAGCACAAAAAATGAATAGTGATATTCATAGTGCGAACACCAGTGTTACATTTTTGTAATTCGCGATTATGCAATACACAATTTTAAATCATCTCAATATTATTTCATCAATAAGATTTAGGGTGTCGGGATTAATAACTTTCATTTTTACAGTTGTGCCATCAACATAAAAAAGACAAACCGCGTTTTCTACACTAAAAGCTTTGGTATGTTCGCTCCAAGGCAAAACTTCTTGAGCGTAATAAGGTGCTCCCGCCGCTCCATTGTTGATTTGGTAGATAGGTCTTGATACCTTCAATTTTTGATGTGGATAGTCTTCGGGGTATATGGTAACCTCATCGGTCAACTTCAAACGATTGTAGTTGTGCTCGTCCCCGGTCAATATAGCCAACACCTTTTTACTTTTATTAATGAGAATATCCAAATATTGGTCGCGTCGCTCTAAAATTCCTTTTTCCAATGGTTTGCCTGCAACGAACGGTCTTTTTTCATTATTCCCGCTATACCACATATCATCACGACTATGCCCTCCATTGGGGAATGCCGGGGTGTGCTGGGTGACAAAAATATGATTTATGGTCACGTCCGCTTCTAAACTTGTTATGGTGTTTTCCAACCATTCCAATTGATTGTCCATGATATAACCATGTAACCCCCCCGAAGTCGCCGTATTTATGGGAAGGGTAGGAGCATACCAATAATCACTGTTCAAAACCACAACTGCTACATTATCGTAGCGATAATGAAAAACATTTTCTGAATACGAAGGAAAATCAATGGTCTTGGAAGATGGGTCATAGACACTACCATCCTCACTTTGTAAAGTGGAAACAGGGTTTACAAAGGCTTCTGCAAAAGCTACTTCTGCCGATTCAGTGCTAAATGGAAATTTATCCACAAACCCTTTGGTTCTTCCCGTACTATCTCTAAAAATATATCCTAGGGCTTCATGATTTCCCATTCCCACTTGAAAAGGCATGTAATGCCAAAAGGGTTCTACCGCTTTTTTCCAATTGGTATATTGTAATTGGGTCTCTGCATTTGTTCCCAGATACCCATTGATTAAATCACCACTGAACTGCATAAATGCCGCATCATTGGCATGGGCCACCGCCGCGATTTTTTTCATGATGTACGCATTGGCACCATAGATTTTTCGTTCGCCTCCGCCAGATGCATGTCTGCTATCGCTCGTATACGCGAAAACAAAAGGAGCTTTACTTCCAGGTTTTGGGGCAGTTTTTAGATAGTACTGTTGAGTAAAGTCACCATACTTGATAGAATAGTCATACTTGGTACCTGGCTTTAAGTTGGTCACTTCTATTTCATGGTGTGTTGCCATTGGACTTTTAATGGTCTTTTCATCGATTTT encodes:
- a CDS encoding DUF5700 domain-containing putative Zn-dependent protease, which translates into the protein MILRALLFVIFFITFCTLSAQEIDITYDYSATEKLLQIFEKKEFVDKDFEELIELKGTKAYLRKLAMFFPNVDADGYKESLKAALNSNYIDDDPYMFNRLVPLLPESKKLLKQVIKNKKELALSTIDKLKAYCPKNLKITATVYLTLGVIGGGWTFDDEPNAFYVDLSSMKGDYLGLAYLSAHELYHLAQYRFMKQIDKSDRINYLLDQMVREGSATYVSDFSKIPSSGPYIDFSKKEYSRNFKRLIINFALFESLVFQAKHDKHVEIDKLYNIGYSGMFQSPMYYVGYHIIKLIEKYKGKDELVSLLKNPPREMFLAYLKVYNENASIDEDFVPLSKSTIDIIKSLR
- a CDS encoding metallophosphoesterase family protein, which gives rise to MKQIMKNRFLILSVLAVNVIMAQEIAIPKSYSNIQKDEEGFFLRDGDQRHYAIESNARYSLKQLFGNPKGTEEGVKMDFGDFKGTITYGLIPYGKAPHPLPVFRFVKSLESGKVDINIKGDFRYPYDFVDWQKNQILSIGYRLTDETGMIVYDGEVSLKGKGPFTVAPSIYEGPFINMLTDTSATIWFNTTLPLAIELKIDEKTIKSPMATHHEIEVTNLKPGTKYDYSIKYGDFTQQYYLKTAPKPGSKAPFVFAYTSDSRHASGGGERKIYGANAYIMKKIAAVAHANDAAFMQFSGDLINGYLGTNAETQLQYTNWKKAVEPFWHYMPFQVGMGNHEALGYIFRDSTGRTKGFVDKFPFSTESAEVAFAEAFVNPVSTLQSEDGSVYDPSSKTIDFPSYSENVFHYRYDNVAVVVLNSDYWYAPTLPINTATSGGLHGYIMDNQLEWLENTITSLEADVTINHIFVTQHTPAFPNGGHSRDDMWYSGNNEKRPFVAGKPLEKGILERRDQYLDILINKSKKVLAILTGDEHNYNRLKLTDEVTIYPEDYPHQKLKVSRPIYQINNGAAGAPYYAQEVLPWSEHTKAFSVENAVCLFYVDGTTVKMKVINPDTLNLIDEIILR